ACCCCTTAACCATATTAAATAGATAATTAGTATTAAAAACAAGTCGCAGATTTATTTCAGTCTTCCGACTTGTTTTTATAATTAAACAAAAAAACTAGCGTAATGTTCTTTTAAGTAATTCGACAATTCTTCGGGCGGAATTTGTGTAATTTCGTTGACAAATCGTTTAGCGATTATTTTACGCTGGGAATTACGGGAGAAATTCAATTTTGCTAAATAATCGATGTCTTCTGAATGAAAGTAATAATTTACTTTGATGTTTGGGAAACCATTTTCGTCTAAAATGGTAGAAATTCGATTGGAAAAGGTAATTAAATTATCATATTTTAAGGTTTTCAATTGATAAATTTCGTTAATATTTAAAATATCTACTACTTTAGCGTCAAAAAAATAAACCAATTGTTGAGAGAAGAAGTTTCCCTTTTCTTTAGCCGAATTTGTGATTACCACAACTTTTTTTAGATTTCTACCGGCGATCTTATTTTTTAATACATGATTTCTACAAAGTAAAGTTAATGTACTAAGCTGATATTGAACTAAATGTATACTCTGGGCTAAATATTTTTGATAACAATAATCAACTAGCTGGTATAAAAAAGAAAATTCTTTTTTTACATCATCCAATTTATTATCATAAAAATCAAAATCTAAAAAATTACGTACAAGACATTTGTACAGGTATTGTTCAATCTCTTGATTAAGTTCTTTACGAGAATAAAAGGTAGTAATAATACGCTCTTCCACATATTGTACAAATTGTTTACGTATACTAACAACGAGCTCGTCTTTTGGATAAAAGTTTATCCCGTTATTATCTAGACTTGCTAAGACACTACTAAAGGAAAAGGCTTCTTCTGCTTGATTAAACAAAGGATAAGTCTGAATTTTTACTGGTGAAGCATGTTTTTTACTAATAAAAAAATTATTTTCGATCCTATGTAAACTGATAAAATAGTAAGCATAGAGAAATTTCATCGAAGTATAATTAAAGGTCAATTGATACTTACGTAACAAATTGTTTAAGAGTTGTTTCTTTTCACTTTTTTCAAAAAGTTGCTTTATATATTGATAAATAAGCTTTTGGATCGGATTATTGGCTTTTCGAGCAACGAGTTGATTATTTTCATTTAGCTCGATAATCTGGGCCAAAATTTGCGCAGTTTTTATACGTAAGGTAAGTTCATCCCCTACAATAGTAACTCCCTTTCCTCTTAAAGAAAGAAGAGATAATTGGTCCTTTTCGAGTTCTTTTGAAAATGTTGCGCGATCTTTTTTCTTTGTTGATTGACTAATTTCAAGTGTTTGGTAAAGCTTTGTTAAATTTGCTTTATTATCGGTCATAGTAATGACAAATAATAGTTCGAGACGTTCTTGCCAACTGGTAGAAAAATCATTAATGGATAATTTTTGAATAAAAGAAACAAACTCATCATAACTCATTTGATTTATTATTTTTGATTCGGTTACCACAAATTGCGAACTGGGTTGAAGGTATTCGTTTAAGAAGTGAATTGTTCGACGAATAGTAGCAATAGAGCGCTCCGTTTTAATAGACAATTGATTAAGGGTTATTTGTTGGGCTTCCTGGATTCGATTTCCTAAATATAATGCAAAAGAACTAACTGTCATAAAATCAACTCCTGAGTTTAGTATAGCATTTTTTGCAAGTAGGTGATGGTCCCTTATTGAAACGCAAAAATGACAAAAACGAACCTTGTAGCGAAAGCGATTTCTAACTAAACTGAAATTATCATAAATTAGAAGGAAATGGAAGTGAAGGAGAAAATGAAAGACGCAATACAAAAATTTGGTCGTTCTTTACTATTACCCATTGGCGTAATGGCGCCTATCGGCATGGTAATGGGTTTAACAGGTGCTTTAACCCAAAGTTATATGATCGAAAATGTTTCGTGGTTAGGTAATTCAACAGTACAAGCTATTTTAAATAGTTTACAGTCTATTACGGGCGTAATTTTTGATAACATCCCTTTACTATTTGCGATGGGGGTCGCTTATGGCATGTCAAAAGTTGACAAAGGGATTGCAGTGTTTTCCTCTGTTTTGGGTTATGTTACTTTACTGATTGTAGTCAATGTATACTTAACATTAACAGGCGCCTTAGTAGATGAACAATCAATGGCTGAAGCAGGGCAAGGTGTTGTATTAGGAATTCAAACGCTTAAGTTGGATGCAGCTGGAGGTATTATCGCTGGTTTGGTTGCAGCTTATTGTACGGATAAATTCTATAAAACTGAACTTCCTTTAGCTTTTGCCTTTTTTGGAGGCAAGAAGTTCCCTCCAATGGCTACATTTTTCTTTATGATTCCGATGGGGCTAATTGTTCCGGTTATATGGGGATTATTTACTAGGCTCTTACTGTTTATCTCTCCAGTATTTCTAAATGATGTATTTGGCGTGGGTGCTTATTGGTTTGCTCATAGAGCATTAATCCCGTTTGGTCTTCACCACGTTTTAGCTTCGATTGTACGTTTTACTGAAGCAGGTGGGGTGTATATGATCGATGGACAGCAATATATCGGAATTTTGAATGCTACAAATAAAATATTAT
This region of Tetragenococcus osmophilus genomic DNA includes:
- a CDS encoding helix-turn-helix domain-containing protein; protein product: MTVSSFALYLGNRIQEAQQITLNQLSIKTERSIATIRRTIHFLNEYLQPSSQFVVTESKIINQMSYDEFVSFIQKLSINDFSTSWQERLELLFVITMTDNKANLTKLYQTLEISQSTKKKDRATFSKELEKDQLSLLSLRGKGVTIVGDELTLRIKTAQILAQIIELNENNQLVARKANNPIQKLIYQYIKQLFEKSEKKQLLNNLLRKYQLTFNYTSMKFLYAYYFISLHRIENNFFISKKHASPVKIQTYPLFNQAEEAFSFSSVLASLDNNGINFYPKDELVVSIRKQFVQYVEERIITTFYSRKELNQEIEQYLYKCLVRNFLDFDFYDNKLDDVKKEFSFLYQLVDYCYQKYLAQSIHLVQYQLSTLTLLCRNHVLKNKIAGRNLKKVVVITNSAKEKGNFFSQQLVYFFDAKVVDILNINEIYQLKTLKYDNLITFSNRISTILDENGFPNIKVNYYFHSEDIDYLAKLNFSRNSQRKIIAKRFVNEITQIPPEELSNYLKEHYASFFV
- a CDS encoding PTS transporter subunit EIIC: MKEKMKDAIQKFGRSLLLPIGVMAPIGMVMGLTGALTQSYMIENVSWLGNSTVQAILNSLQSITGVIFDNIPLLFAMGVAYGMSKVDKGIAVFSSVLGYVTLLIVVNVYLTLTGALVDEQSMAEAGQGVVLGIQTLKLDAAGGIIAGLVAAYCTDKFYKTELPLAFAFFGGKKFPPMATFFFMIPMGLIVPVIWGLFTRLLLFISPVFLNDVFGVGAYWFAHRALIPFGLHHVLASIVRFTEAGGVYMIDGQQYIGILNATNKILFDLGPDNPAWRMAPDLFKYLASGQMLTTLFRVPAIGLAMYHTAFKDNKKLAKGAILTVVLTAFLGNITEPLEFSFLFIAPQLFIVYAVLCGVMTIPLNFLNVGIGYIRGSIFDFGIFGLMYENTNWLNLVLLGLVNFVVFYFVFKYAIKKFNLETLGREKGLKSNTLLAEKKYDEVAGVVLAGLGGKQNIKNIDNCVSRLRIDLKDQEQVDIEEVKGSGASGVFFPQKNHIHIVFGPYVEFVRNAVDDEMKKE